The genomic interval tgagatattgcttttcaaatattGGCACTTTGAACTTTAACCCTCCACGTGCAGTAACAGAATGTGTACCTTGCAGTAACAGGGgcatatacatgcagtaacatggtttttactaaatgtataaaattattcaaaacgctcctacatcaatcagacatcgctcaaagccacctacagactttacatatagcccacctattcgatcttcatctcGTCAAAATAACATAGTAAAACTACAATTGTCGTGCAGTAACATAGCTCCTTGAAAGTGGTAACATGCACCTATCGTGTAGTAACACTTCTAGTTTTGTGCAGTAATAAGTATATGGTTAGTATGTGAGGCTTTAACCTAGCAATACTAGTCACTTGGCCGTAATAAGAACTTATATATTTGTAGTAACCAGACGCGCTACTATATTTCGTGATATATGAGAAGATAAGTTTTTACTAAGAAAACTCTATCACAATTGAGAAATGGTCTATTGGTTAGTGCCATGTGGTAGTTTGAGTTGAAGGTCTTGAGTTCTATTCCAATTGAAGACaaatttttcctttatttttttctctctcaaaaaaggggaggggtggaggtgggatcgggagaaaaaaaggggagagggggagcgaGCGCTCCAATTCTATACCCTgggtgtagaatagtcttaccctatatatatatatatatatatatatatatatatatatatatatatatatatatataaagtttatgcaCATAATTttttagagattttttttccttttagttggtattttatttttcttgtgatGGGCACAGTGAAGCCATGCCAAGCTTACCCAACCAAGCTAGCCTCAAGCCTCAACAAGACCGGACAAAGGCAATGTTTGGCTAATGGAacagggaaatgatttcccacccaccaaaagacatttttaaattctaaccattcattctttCTCTTTCATTTAATCATAACATTTCAATCATTtaccaatcccaatcccaccctCATTTCCCATTACCCAAACACACCCAAAGGGTGTAAGTGGTTAAATTGTGAACTCATTTGTTAGGTGACTTATTTTGAACTTGCTGGTTAGCTACTTATTATATCCTTGCCCGTGGCTTCACCCGCACGTGAGCTGAGCGCTCGCGCAATTGTGACATGCAAGTGGGCTTTTTCCCGACCGCGCATCTATGACTTCTAGCGATTAATCGCGCATTGGCATACCCAACATGAGTCGCCTTGCTACTAAGGACTCATTCAGTTTAGAGAATTTTCATAGGATTATTGTAGGAATTGAAtccttagaattttttttcctgtatgCATCATTCGTTTCATagaaatcctaccaaattcATAAGGGTTGTAGTATTACAAGCTAATTCCATATGATTCTTACCATCAGGTGAgaccttttgaaaaaaaatatttaagaaatGGAGTGTATGTGACATActaattctttattttttctattcatttGACTTGAAATTCTATGAAATGAATAAGCCCTGAAAGAGGTGTCGTTTCTATCGGCCAAGACTATAATACGTGCAAACGTGCAATCCATCCGCCACAAATTATAACCCGTGATTCCATTAGGATAGAATGGCCAATGGGAATATGGGATCCTTCAGTCAAGATGAACTAGGCCCACCCATCCATCCAATCAAATTCCAGTCCTCCAGCAAACTGATACCAtcttatcattgttttttttagctAATTATTATCACCAATTAGGcctagtttagttcccaacttttttttttaaactttcaactttttcatcacatcaaaatttttctacacatatccttccaacttttccgtcacatcgttccaatttcaatcaaacttctaattttagcgtgaactaaacacacctttatTCGCTTCACACATATAAAATTACGTTTCTCGAAAAACTTATAAATATAAAGTATGGCTCAGACTACTTTGTTCTACgctctcttttatttttcttaaaaaaactatatatatgcttgtatTTCTTGACTATCCCAGATAGATGAGGTCGGTCGGTCGCGCCACTCGCGCGGTCATGTGAGTACACGATCCGTCCACATTCAGATGCAGgcgaaaaaggaaaagaaaagctCAAACGCATGAAAAATCGCCCAAATTAACGACGGATCACCACTAATCTCTTCCGGCAACAGCCCAACTTCccagcggccggccggccggccggccggcggacACGCGCACACGAGCGCACACCGCGCTCGTGCCGCGATGCCTGCCTCACGATGCCCCCGGCCGCACGACCGGCCACAGCCCACAGCCTCCTGCATGCAATCGTACCGCCGGCAGCGTACTACGTCAAGAGAGGAATCACCGGGCCGGCCGATCGAGCTCACCAACGCCAGCCACGTACAGGGAGGAGACGGGGACACGACACGGCGCACGAGCGAGCGCGGTGGAAAAAGATCTTTCATTCCAGTTCGGCGATCCTGTCGTTGCCGGATGGAGatagagagagatcgagaggcgGGTGCGGGGGATGGGGATCGGTGGGGAGCTAGTTTTGTGAGGCTGTGGAGCGGCCaggtcgcgtcgccgccggaggaagGCAAATCGAGTTGGGTGGAGATCGGAGGCGACGTGGAGGCGGGCGTCACTCCGGGTGGTGGAGATCTCTTCGGACGGACTCGAGAGGCGCGCATCCTTTTTTGTCTTGGCCGGCCTGGACGTGTAGGATGAGTgtgaaataagaaaaaaaaaatcccacgtATTAGCTACTAATTAGAGATTTTTCGCGATATAGATTTTAGTATATTTGTATACTcactccatctacttttgatggTCATATTTCATCCTGACATACAGACTAAGGATAAATAATTATACTTATTATcaatttaaacatgctactagtcattcctcgtaaacaaacgattcattaatatttacatttctcaatgcccatgtagctAATTATGTgcggaagaatggagagtcacgcattaaattcgagaaagtcattaagatgataggtcattggattgaaatatgcctatcaaaaatagattttacaaatttgaatatatgactatcaaaaatagatagaAAGAGTATTTTGGTAGTGAGGAATTCGATGATAGAAGTGTTTGAGTACCTTTATAGTAGAGTAGAATAAAAGGAGTGCATGGATTTCAGGCATatgaatttttcaaaaattctAGGTACGTACTTTTCTTATTCCTTAGATGATAGTAATAATCTAGCGACTCTCTTATCGCTCATTTGTTATACTTGTCTAAACAAAGTCtcttctatatataaaagataAAACAATAAGTTATTTTGATatgcaaattttacaaaattgcaTGATCGAAGCAAACTTATAgctcataaaaatatacaaattacatgaaaattttcaatcataaataaaaataaagtaaaacctTACAGtagaatgaacttaaaaatacATGTTGCATAGCAATGTAATTTTAGACTTAACAATGTGCACTTTTAGTTTTAGACAATTGATTATTGGGCGGAAGTCTAAcgaatccttaaaataaatacaaacatatattttttttctctgaataaATAAATCTACCATCCCTACCCGCCCTATGCCGTTACCACCATAGTTCCACCCTAAAGTCTTGTTCACGAGTTGCTTAATGTCAACACAACAAATTCCTGACCTCACGGTTTTCTATTTGGTTGTAATAGCATGATGTGTACTAAGCATGAGTCCCTATAATTTATTCATCAATTATAaacaatttttaataatttactTCTTCAGCAATGTTGACTATGTTAATGCCGAGAGCTAGCATATACCCGTAAACTACTTACTGATTATTCCCAGTTTCGCATTAAAGAATGTTAGTAGCTGCAGGCCTGCAGCTCCATTTCTTTATCAACCAGCCGGTTCTAacgaaaaagaagagaagaagaaaacctcCCGTGACAACTGCGTCTTCTAGACCTTTCCAGACTCCGTTGCAATTCATCTCTCACCacccaagattttttttttaaaaaagccatCCTTCTCCTCTcatccgaaaagaaaaaaaatccatctctTTCCACAGAAGACCAGCAagcaactatttttttctaatgaaaaaaaaataatgagaaagaagaaaaaaacaatttttttagttCGGCCTCCCGTTTCTACCACGAGAAAGAAGAAGTGGAGAGCACGGCGACTCGTGTTGCGTACTtgggccagtctgaccgccgcgaGCGAACGCGGCGGCTTCGCTATATATGCATCAGATACCTCGATTGCCCaacccaaccaaccaaccaccgCCGCGGCAGCAGAAGGATCCCCAATTTCCGCGAAAAACCCTCGAATTCGACCCGGCATCCCAGCGCGTCGGTTGTTCCCCGatggaggcagcagcagcagccgccgcggcgctcttgtcgccgcccgccgccgccgcgccctcgcgGCGGCCTGGGACTCCCGGTGCTACCTCGCTCCCCTTCGCCCGGAGGCGCGGTGTCGCCGCCGTCAAGGTAAGGAGTGAATCCCGGTGAGGTGTGGCGCTGTGTGGGTAGTGGTTTGTGGTTAATTGCTTTGGGTTCTTGGTGGCGACGAATTCTTGTGCGCTGTTCTAGTTGAGAAATCAGATCTTGATGTGTTGGGTTGTTGActcgatttcttttttttttctttttttttttgccgtgtTTTGTGGAGTTCAATTCTGGGGGGTGTTTGAAGGCAGAAATGGATTGATTTCTTGACATGGGTTGCTCGTTTTTGGATATGTTTGACATGGATTGATTTCTTCAGGGTCTTGGACGGCAGCAGCTCACCTGCAGAAGGCGAGGCGTCGTCGTGAGGGCggcgtcgtggtcgccgtcgggGCCggagtcgctgccgccgccgccgtcgtcgtcgatcgcGCCGCTCCAGATGGAGTCGCCGGTGGGGCAGTTCCTCTCGCAGATCCTGGCCACGCACCCGCACctgcttcccgccgccgccgagcagcagCTCGAGCAGCTCCAGACCGACCGCGACGCCGCCaaggacaacggcggcgacaAGCCCGCGCCGTCGGACGGCGACATCGTGCTGTACAGGTATAcacttctttcttttgtttgtttgtttgttcctTTGCAATGGTGGCTTCCTTGTCATTTCCTGTAGGTCTAGCCGTAATCAAGATAAGATTTGGTAAAATTGATTATTCTAAGCTATCCCCTTGCATATTAAGTGCCCGAGTTATACAGACTGTTACATAGTAATTGTACAACTATCAAGCTGTCTAGGCCAGCCGATATGCTGCCTCCAGCAGTGATAAATATTGTAGCTCATGGACACTTAACGGTGTGTTTAAACATAAGCAGGTTTAAATAGCATATAAAGAATTAAGAACATAGATTGAGGGTTAAACTGTACTGGCTTTTTTTATTAGGATGGAGCTATCAAAGTCCATATACTGCAGTTTAAAATTGCTTTTGGAGTAACAATATTCCTAGTTTTCATGGTTGGAGTTTACTGGGTTCAtttcaaaaggaaaaggagggcTTGAGTTAGATAGGAAATCTGAGCTTTGTCATAGTGCGACGGGACTGTGAGAGTTATATCTCAAGTTGTTCTTATAATATCCTGCAATTTTGGCTAAaatttcccccttttcttttctggaaTATAGGCGGATTGCTGAGGTCAAGGAAAAGGAGCGCAAGAGGGCTTTGGAGGAGATACTCTATGCACTTGTTGTCCAGAAGTTTGTTGAAGCTGGTGTTTCTTTGGTTCCAGCTCTTTCCCACTCTATCAGTTCTTCTGGAAGAGTTGATCAGTGGGCAGAATCTGTGGAAGGGAAACTTGAGAAGATGCATTCACAGGAGGCATATGAAATGATCGAGAACCACCTCGCTCTCATCCTGGGGCAGCGGCAAGCTGATGCCACTGTTGCGGCCATAAGTAAACTCCGAGTTGGTCAGGTGTATGCTGCTTCTGTGATGTATGGTTACTTCCTTAAGAGAGTCGATCAGAGATTTCAGCTCGAGAAGTCAATGAAGACCCTCCCTTGGGGATCAGAAGAGGAAGACATGCTCAACCAAGTTATGACAACGGACTCAAGGCCCTCACCCCAGACTTCTACTTCACATCCAGAGATGGCATCATGGACTTCCCCTAACTTCAGTGCAGGCGGACCTAGCCAATCTGTTAAGCCATGCCGTCTTAGATCGTATGTCATGTCATTTGATTCAGAGACCCTACAAAGTTACGCAACAATCAGGTCCAAGGAGGCATTTGGCATCATCGAGAAGCACACTGAGGCACTATTTGGTAAACCAGAGATTGTAATCACACCTGAAGGCACAGTCGATTCTTCCAAGGATGAACATGTCAGGATAAGTTTCGCAGGGTTGAGAAGGCTGATCTTAGAGGCTGTTACTTTTGGATCCTTCCTTTGGGATGTTGAGAGCTTTGTGGACACCAGGTACCATTTTGTGGCCAACTAGTTGATCCTACAAAGTTTCATCCCAGATAGTGGAGATTAGTGTGTATATTTGGTCCGAAGTGTATGGGTTTCAATGAAGACTCTTTGCAAAACGAATTTCTCCTGGCTCTATGCAGATCGCAGAGATCTATGATTTTTACAGTTTTCGGGCATATAGCTTCAATGtaaaatggatatttttttagcctaatgTGCAGCTGTTAGTTCCTGGTAACACTTGGGCTGCTTGGGCCTTGGGTGATGTATAATGTTTTATGACTTGATGTCTGGAAATTGAATGAGGAATCCTAGCTAGCTCTAGTTCAAACTTTACCAAGATTTGTTTGGCCCTGTCATACTGCTTTCTTTTGTTCAATAAGCAGTAAAAATATGATAAAGTGGATGATTAGTAGCTAGGCTGATGCCAATTTCATATTCCTGCCACGCTGAACAATGCAAGTCTGCTGCAGATCTTGGACGAGCAGCCTGATTTTTGTGAGAGTTATTATTCCATGGTAACTACAAATAAATTTCAACTTGAATAAAAATGTGAGCCTGAGATACAAACTGAACAACTGATAATATA from Oryza glaberrima chromosome 3, OglaRS2, whole genome shotgun sequence carries:
- the LOC127767243 gene encoding UV-B-induced protein At3g17800, chloroplastic-like, which produces MHQIPRLPNPTNQPPPRQQKDPQFPRKTLEFDPASQRVGCSPMEAAAAAAAALLSPPAAAAPSRRPGTPGATSLPFARRRGVAAVKGLGRQQLTCRRRGVVVRAASWSPSGPESLPPPPSSSIAPLQMESPVGQFLSQILATHPHLLPAAAEQQLEQLQTDRDAAKDNGGDKPAPSDGDIVLYRRIAEVKEKERKRALEEILYALVVQKFVEAGVSLVPALSHSISSSGRVDQWAESVEGKLEKMHSQEAYEMIENHLALILGQRQADATVAAISKLRVGQVYAASVMYGYFLKRVDQRFQLEKSMKTLPWGSEEEDMLNQVMTTDSRPSPQTSTSHPEMASWTSPNFSAGGPSQSVKPCRLRSYVMSFDSETLQSYATIRSKEAFGIIEKHTEALFGKPEIVITPEGTVDSSKDEHVRISFAGLRRLILEAVTFGSFLWDVESFVDTRYHFVAN